AGACCAGTTCGTTATGGAAAGATGATAGTTATTTAAATGATGTAAAGGCCGGTTTAATGCTGGCCGGTACAGTTATTATGCCCAGCATTAAACGTTTTAACAGTTTGCGCAGTGCCTTAAACGAAGCTAAAGCTAACAACGTGGTAGCTATGCACCCTTTAGCTAGCCGCAGTACTAAAGAGCTGGCGCAGCTTAGCGGCTTAACGGCCTTAGTAATTGGTAACGAACGCGGCTTTACCGAGCGTGAGCTAATGGCTTTAAATTTTTTTAATGCCGGCCAATACACAATGGGTAGCCGCATTGTACGTACCGAAACGGCCTGTGCGATGGCGATGGCTTTAGTGATAGATAGGTTATAATTAGGTTTGCCTTAAATTATTATAAGTTATTTGCCGTTGTTACAACATTTTACCTATAACAGACAGACTGAGGTTATTTACTCCTGCCCTTGTTGTAGCTTTTTTAATTCCTGTTCGTTTAAGCCAGTATTTTTTGCTATAAGCTGCATAGATACTCCATCTGCTAAAAGGTTGCGAGCTAATGTTTTGATACCTTCTTTGATACCTTCTTTGATACCTTCCTCCCGTGTTTCTTCTAAACGAACTTCATAATATTTATCCCAATCCCAAGTTGTTGTAAGCATATTAAATACCTCCGAACTATGTGTTTGTAAAAATTCTTTCAGTATATTATTACTGACGCAATATTTTATTGCTTCATTAAAAGCGTCTTCTTTAGTTAGCCCTTCCATCTTTCCTTCTTCAATCTTGGCTATAAAGGCACTATAATCGGATAAATTTTTACTTTTATTTACTATATCAATGTTACGGCCATAATTAATATTTATTACTTTTATTTCCAACTCAAGATGGATAAAGTTATCACCGTAATCAGCAAAACTTTCGGAAAGCTTAAGGATTTTTTCGTCTTCCAACATAGGCGCTAAGCCATTATAGAGTACGAAAAATTGTGGTCGTGGTATCGTTATGCGGCTTGCTCTATAAATATTTTTATCATCGCTAAATATTTTCTCGTAAAGCCGTGCTGCATATAAAAACATACGAAGCGGCATATTTTTATTAATAGTAGATTGATGCTCGATAAGCACAATTAATTGTCCATTAACTTCAAAAGAAATATCATTAATACGCTCCATAAATAATACATCTTTAAGGGTATTTATGATTATTGGGACATCTTTAGTTATTTTAGTCCCAGTTAAAGCAAAATAAAGCTCACGAAGTTTTGTTTCATCATTAAAAAGAAATGTAAAAACACTGTCTTTGGGGGTATTAGTCGTTTTAGGCTTATCCATAGTTATAGTATAAAATTATTTAAGGTTTTTGTCAACGAATGTGTTTTAATGTATATATTATTATAATTATATTTTAGAGTGTAAAAAAATTAACTCAGATAATTATTAACTGGGTTAATAGTAAAATTTAAAATACTATAAATTGTTATTGCCGCGTAAAAATATACTCGGGAGCGATGCCTAAAGTTCCCATTCCGTCTCTAATAACTGTAAAGGCCGGTTTAATGCCGGCCAATACACAATGGGCAGCCGCATTGTACGTAGCGAAACGGCCTGTGCGATGGCGATGGCTTTAGTGATAGATAAACAAAACCTATCTTAAGTTTTACTTTAAGATAGGTTAGTTAATATAATTACTAGTAATTTAAATAAATAGCTTATTGCCTTCTAAAAGTGCCAAACGGAATGCTGGTGCTATTAAGCATTAATTGAAGCGAGTCGTTATCACTGCTAAGCTCTAGGTGGGTTGCAGCTCCAAAAATACTTTGCCAATCGGCTGCCGAACCCGAAGTTTGGGTTAAGGTTACTCTTCTGCCGTCTCTAGCATAGGTAGCCGTAAAATTTTCTCTCCCGTCAGGTATAATGGTTACGGTGTTACCGCTGCCAAATACTAAATCATCATACACTCCCATTATGCTTCGCCTAAAGGTAGAATCGGCCAGTGGGTTGCCGCTGTTGCCGCTGTCTTTATCGTTACTACAGGCAAATAAAGCCAA
Above is a window of Spirochaetaceae bacterium DNA encoding:
- a CDS encoding 16S rRNA (uracil(1498)-N(3))-methyltransferase, with amino-acid sequence MNLILLNETELTNGISCHDERGQHILKVLKLKAGDSFKAGLLNVSVGLATITNIDGGIRFNYQATNKAEEPSLQPLPLILVLGMVRPLVMRRLLRDMTACGVKAIYIYNAENGERGYETSSLWKDDSYLNDVKAGLMLAGTVIMPSIKRFNSLRSALNEAKANNVVAMHPLASRSTKELAQLSGLTALVIGNERGFTERELMALNFFNAGQYTMGSRIVRTETACAMAMALVIDRL
- a CDS encoding Rpn family recombination-promoting nuclease/putative transposase; the encoded protein is MDKPKTTNTPKDSVFTFLFNDETKLRELYFALTGTKITKDVPIIINTLKDVLFMERINDISFEVNGQLIVLIEHQSTINKNMPLRMFLYAARLYEKIFSDDKNIYRASRITIPRPQFFVLYNGLAPMLEDEKILKLSESFADYGDNFIHLELEIKVININYGRNIDIVNKSKNLSDYSAFIAKIEEGKMEGLTKEDAFNEAIKYCVSNNILKEFLQTHSSEVFNMLTTTWDWDKYYEVRLEETREEGIKEGIKEGIKTLARNLLADGVSMQLIAKNTGLNEQELKKLQQGQE